ATGCCATTCCATGCCGCGCCTTACGTGATCATCCTCAGCTACTGGCTGGGGCAATGGGGGATTGCGGCGTCGACTTTTTCTCAATCCGTTCACCGTCCTCTATAGAGCGTGGGAACGATCATGGGGTAAACGCGCTTTATCAGACAACCCGCGCATCCCCCCGTCAATTTGGCTAAAATGCCGGCCTTTTCCACCTACGCCGCTGGAACCGCCGTGAGCAAAGAATCCGATCGCCTTTTCGCCCAGCCTTTGACCCAGGTGCCTGACTTCGCCTTTAACGAGGACGTGGTGCGGGTGTTCCCGGACATGATCAAGCGCTCGGTGCCGGGTTATCCGACCATCGTGGAAAACCTCGGCGTGCTCGCCGCGCAGTTTGCCCAGCCCAACAGCGTGCTCTACGACCTGGGCTCGTCCCTCGGCGCGGTGACTCAGGCCCTGCGCCGGCACGTGCGCACCGACGGCTGCCGGGTGATCGCTGTGGATAACTCCGCCGCCATGGTCGAGCGTTGCCGCGAATACCTCAACGGCCAGGACTCGATGTTCCAGGAGTTGCTGCCGGTGGAAGTGATTGAGGGCGACATCCTCGCCCTGCAATTTCAGCCTGCCTCGGTGGTGGCGCTGAACTTCACCCTGCAATTCATCGCCCCGGACCAGCGCACCGCGCTGCTCTCGCGCATCCGCCAATCGTTGTTACCCGGTGGTGCGCTGATCCTCTCGGAGAAGCT
The window above is part of the Pseudomonas sp. B21-048 genome. Proteins encoded here:
- the cmoA gene encoding carboxy-S-adenosyl-L-methionine synthase CmoA, whose amino-acid sequence is MPAFSTYAAGTAVSKESDRLFAQPLTQVPDFAFNEDVVRVFPDMIKRSVPGYPTIVENLGVLAAQFAQPNSVLYDLGSSLGAVTQALRRHVRTDGCRVIAVDNSAAMVERCREYLNGQDSMFQELLPVEVIEGDILALQFQPASVVALNFTLQFIAPDQRTALLSRIRQSLLPGGALILSEKLRFNDPEEHALLTDLHVAFKRANGYSELEIAQKRSAIENVMKPDSLEEHRERLLAAGFSKVVPWFQCLNFASLIALP